gtacttaagtacagtaggCCCTACTTGAGTAGCCTAAGTGCACTTAGTTACATCCCACCACTGCTAGAACAAGAGTTCTACGGAGCAGAGTTCTTCACAGATCTAGCCTcttcattttgctctcaaagtgcacctGATTGATGCATTTCACTTTAACATGTAGAAAATCTTCCTCTGGGGGAGGACGTTCTCAGAGCCCCCTCAAGGGTTTGAGGTCCACTCAATATAGTGTCAGTAAATCTTGTGGGAAACACTGACAAACTTGCTTGAAGTCAGAGTTCAGAGCGACTAAGTTAATTATTGACATAATATGAATACATCATTTTTTGACGGAAccaaaagtcattaaaaaaacacaggtcAATGAACAACTGAAGGGGTTCTCCTTGAAGCCTGACTGGTCCTCTCACCTGTGGCCTTTAGTCGGGGCTTGGggcttttcttctccttcttgtcCGGCCGTCCCCGTCGGATCACCTTCTTTCCCCTCTTCTTGGAGCGACCATAGTCactgtcatcatcatcctccaccATGAAGTCCTCATCGCTGCCGGACTCgtcagctgaacacacacacacacacacaaaaaaagggacACATAAAGATGTTGCAACACTGATGCTCAGCTGTCCAGCAGCCTACAGCACTGTGGCATTGTAGAGTTACTAATGCAACCATAAGTTCCTGTTATAGGGTGTTGGACACTCGTAACgcagttaaatttaaaatggaCTTTTAATGTAATTACACAGGGTCGGCCAGTTCACCACAATACCAGTCTCAcgctacataaaaaaaaaaatatatagtttggACGTGTTTTCGTGGAGACCTGTGGCAAAGAATGTTTCACACATAGGTCAGTAAATTTGTTTATCGTACTTGTTTTATTCCTATATATTCACGTTATATTAAGGAAGCCTTCATTCTCTATGGCTAAGATAGATTACAACAGTTTAAACAGAACACAAAATGAACCACTGTCCGCCACAAATCTCGATATTCAAGACTATCAATATATTCGGGCGcctctacattacattacagtcatttagcagacgcttttatccaaagcgacttacaggaagtgccTCTACAGTACAGTTATACGTACGGTCATGGTAGGGTTCCTCTTTGTCTTCGTGCTCCTCGTCCTCGCTGCCTCCATCTCCCAACAGGATCTCCCTCTGTTTCGACACGGCTTTGGAGGCCGCCTGGCGCACCGTGCGCTTTCGACTCACTTCCTTCTCGTCGTCGCTGTCATCTAcgcaaagaacacacacacacacaaaagcaataATTCACAACAGTGTTATTAAAAGGCttcatgcagctgttttttttagcagagtTGACATCATTGAATTGCAGACTACTTCCACTAATGTCATACAATTTTATAAATGTGATACCCAATTGTTCAGAATTTCCCTGCTATTTTTCCCCATGTGCAACATGAGAAAGGTCCATCGATGCATGTGACAGTTGGTCATGTCTGCTTAATTTCTAAATGTTTCAGAATAATATGGTGACTCCCCGAACAATTATCTTAATTAGCATACtactataaaatatatcatattatatagtGTTATTTATTCAGAGCACAATCGTtcagtcattaaaaagtcagaaCATTGTGAAAAACGTATATCATGAGTAAGTCATTACTTCAAACGCCAAAGATATTccatttacaataataaaaaagtagcAAATTCTCACAATAAATAAGCTGGaaatattcagcatttttcCTTGATAAATGTTAAACTTGTTGCAGAATAATTTTCGGACTGCTCCTCCTTCCATTTCAAACCTTGTAAAATTCCACATTGTCCAAACTGCACGTCTGAAGAAGCATGTGATCAGACTACCAAAGAAACGCCATAACTGTCCCGCTCACAGGTCAGAAAAGCAAGATCTTATTCTTTTACCCAACAGTGTaactaaatgtaaatttttGAGTAACACTGTTTTAAATCCTATTTCCTTGAGCTTTCAGGGTCAGGCAATAGGGCAAAACAAACGTTCCTATCGGGAACAGTCATCCTCTGAACCAGGGGGTGCATTATGGGTAACAAAGCATAGCAGTAATAGATTGCGATGCCTTTAAATGGAACATATACCGCGTAATGAAAAGCCACAGTGAAACAATGAAAGGTGCATTTTTTTCACTAAGTAGGACATTTGACACCCTGTACTGCCAGGTCCATTGTAATTACTGAGAGCACATACATTGTGCCTGTAGAGGTTAATTATAAATTTGACCGCTGATGATGAAGTATAAAGGCAGTTCTTTTAGGGGAATTTAAATCACCCACAAAAGGAACCATCACCCAACCCCAGCAGCTTTAAATTAAAAGCTGACAGGGGAAAAAGGGCACAGATGTATATATAATGAGGATAGTGTTTAGACCATCACCTAGTCACTTGATTGGTCACAAAAAGATGAGATGCCGTCAACCTACATCAGACTCGAGCTCCGCAGATGACTGATTGATCAATCATACCTTTGACTCGCAGCGATAAATCAAAACAGAACGACGCAGTGTTTGGGAATGTTGGAGGCAAACGACTCAATCAGTCACAATCAGCCAGGGATTGTGGGAGGAATGCACCCGAGGAGCACTACAGGGAGGGCACATGCAGCGCTGCCCGTCAACCACGGAGCTCAAGTTGTTTTAGATCTTCACGTGTCAAAGAATGAATATCCATGGCACCAAATCCACAACTGCCTCTCTGTCTGGCCTTCCAAAAAACATCCTGGATCAGTGCATGTCATGGCTAGAACACATCATCTGCTACACAGAAATCTAAAGACTTCTTTAATTAGATTCAGTCCTATTTAATTGAGGGTACATTCTGTCTCAACCATTTGCAGGTTTCCTCAAGGATTAAAACAGATATAGCACAGAGTTtgggttttcttttaaaaatcataaaaaggagcagtgtgtggaatttagtggcatctagtggtggaGTCGCAGATTGCAACCATCTGAACAACCCTCTGCTCAGCTCTCCTTTTCCAAACGGTGGCCTTCAGATAGCCAAAgcctctctctagagccagtgtttggtttgtctgttctgagctactgtagaaacatggcggtgcaacatggcggactccgtAAAGAGCACATGGGAGAAGGTTGCCTTCAGGGCTTAAGGCCAGAAATCTGCTaagttttaggcaacaaaccaatcaaactaatgaaaacataatgaatattatattccatttccgCCATTAAATCCACCTAAATCCTGGTCATTTAAGTAGTAAACCTCATAGTAgtaatgttttttccccccccaagAAATACCAATATTGAAATGATATACGTTTTATTCCTTTAAATGCGagaataaaattaatttataaaactattttaGTACTGCACCTGAGGGCAAgtgacattttttccttttagtgaGGGCTTACagaattatatttatgtaaaaaattgTCTGTTATACTGGCTGGAAAAATCTCAAAATATTTTACTCATGTTGCTCAATTAAGTTTTAATCATGCATTGGACTTAATAGAAAGCATATTGTCCTTCATACTGTGTATCAAAGTAGACGTTAATAGCAGCATACAATCTATTATACACAATTTTTATCCAGAGTTTAAAAATGATCAACACGTAGAGGAAAGACAATGGAATCATTACCTGCACCCCGTTTTCTCTTCGGCGCCCTCTTGACAGGCTTCTCCACCTTggctttctttccctttttgccttttttttcttcgtaGTCGCTTCCCccgtcttcttcctcctcctctccaaagTCGTTGTCTTCCTCCTCGCTGCCAAAATCATCTGCAGCAGTGACACAGAGGGGAGTCAGTGAGCCGGCTCACCTGTGTTCAGCCTCCACTATTCAAATTCCAGCTGTTTTCACTGAGTGCCTGAGTCAAACATTCTCATCTAAAAATCAGACAATAAGACTCCACTTACCTGCTGAATCATTTTTGGGTTTGGTGAGCTTCTCATCAGACTCTTCACTGGAACAAAGATTAGGGGGAAAAAACGTCTTAGCAACTACAGTACCCAGGGAGATATTGAACAAAGGCAAAGATTTAAATCTGCATTTtgttattcaaataaatatgcaaCTAACAAGCTTAAGAAAACACTTGTTCTATGCCCGTTACAAGATTAATTAACTGGTACACATATTTGTTTACATGCCTGTGTGTGATTATTTTACTTGATCCCTATCTGGCAGGTTCACTAAAACACGGATGCCATAAATCATTGAGGGGCTGTGCTATCGGCACGCTAATAGCGGGGATGTCTATTAGAGCTGCTGAATGTCCTTTTTGCGACCATAAACCACCATCTTCACAGGCCTCATTTACACTCATCCTCTGGCAATCAGCCAACCCATTGGCATGGGGTTCAGCGATGATTTTTGACCACGTTAacgcaggttttttttttacacgtaACGGATGGAGTACGTGAGGTCTACATGGGGGATTCAACTCAATGGGTCAGGGACGGCCGCTCGGTGTGGGAGTGGCCCAAGGTGACCCTCGCCGCTTCCCGGGGCCGCCTGCCATCTCCCAACACAACTGTCGACTTTGCCTAACCCTAACATCTGGTGGATTAAACTTGAAAAATATCACTGTGAACTAAGCTCCACTAACTTTGCGAGAAACACATTGCATTACCTAGAacttcttcaaaataaaataatcctgttGGTTCGCCAGTGCAAAGCTTTTAGTGTGAATCAGCAACAGCAGAAAAAGTTGGGTTTGCATCAGCAGCAAACAGTAACACAGGTGTGAAACTGAACTCCAAACCACAGAGACCCAGGTAGAAGTTGCAAAAAAAGGGGTTAAGTTGCTGGGGACACAGCTAAAGGAAGGAGTCCCAG
This portion of the Anoplopoma fimbria isolate UVic2021 breed Golden Eagle Sablefish chromosome 17, Afim_UVic_2022, whole genome shotgun sequence genome encodes:
- the nucks1a gene encoding nuclear ubiquitous casein and cyclin-dependent kinase substrate 1a codes for the protein MSRPVRNRKVVNYSQFNESDDADEEYGGNKPKKVRAPPREPKHKRSKNSQDDSEESDEKLTKPKNDSADDFGSEEEDNDFGEEEEEDGGSDYEEKKGKKGKKAKVEKPVKRAPKRKRGADDSDDEKEVSRKRTVRQAASKAVSKQREILLGDGGSEDEEHEDKEEPYHDPDESGSDEDFMVEDDDDSDYGRSKKRGKKVIRRGRPDKKEKKSPKPRLKATVTPSPMKGKGKGRPSTKAVEKSSPKEEEEEDPESPLEEEEEEAEKKATSPAPKTTKDAAGGDEEEEDEEEEDGSEEEAPSGED